From a single Artemia franciscana chromosome 9, ASM3288406v1, whole genome shotgun sequence genomic region:
- the LOC136031491 gene encoding tryptophan--tRNA ligase, cytoplasmic-like, producing the protein MLLFPYNPAVPSFSLAFPQIFKGKTDVPCLIPCGIDQDLYFRMARDVAPKMEFLKPSLVHSKLLPALQGATAKMSASDPNSSIFLKDTGKQIKEKINKYAYSGGRDTVEEHREKGGDCSVDIAFQYLMYFEENDEKLEIIRQVEN; encoded by the exons atg TTGCTGTTTCCTTATAACCCTGCGGTGCCGTCTTTTTCCTTGGCATTTCCTCAGATATTCAAAGGCAAAACGGATGTGCCTTGTTTAATTCCTTGCGGAATCGACCAAGATCTGTATTTCCGGATGGCACGTGACGTGGCTCCCAAGATGGAATTTCTAAAGCCTTCTCTGGTGCATTCAAAGCTTTTGCCAGCTTTGCAAGGTGCGACCGCTAAGATGTCTGCGAGTGATCCCAACTCGTCAATTTTTCTGAAAGATACTGGAAAACAAATTAAGGAAAAg ATAAATAAGTATGCTTACTCTGGTGGTCGCGATACGGTAGAAGAGCACCGGGAAAAGGGTGGTGATTGTTCAGTTGATATAGCGTTTCagtatttaatgtattttgaagaaaatgatgaaaaattagaaataattagaCAG gttgaaAATTGA